The Candidatus Firestonebacteria bacterium RIFOXYD2_FULL_39_29 genome has a window encoding:
- a CDS encoding protein arginine kinase → MFEELVKSTSKWLLEPGPSSEIVISSRVRLARNVNGFPFSHNLNEKDAEELVGMVSKAVEKSRLFKGVRAVDLMALPELDRIVLMERHIMSYDHVINDRKRAVVFSKDESVSVMINEEDHLRLQILLPGIQLAQGFAALDKLDTELEKKITYAYDIDIGYLSACPTNTGTGLRASVMVHLPGLVISKEITKVLNNIAQMGLVARGFYGEGIDIKTPFFQISNQVSLGHTEAEIINEVDKVTKQLIDYEKKARESLFKNARTKTEDNIWRSYGILKNVRSINFEEAITLLSSLRLGIESGIVKADIRMVNELLIITQPGHIQKLFMKEMGEPERDQKRAEIIRGKLG, encoded by the coding sequence ATGTTTGAAGAACTCGTAAAATCAACCAGTAAATGGCTTTTGGAGCCGGGTCCGAGTTCTGAGATTGTTATCTCCTCCAGGGTTCGTCTTGCCCGGAATGTGAATGGTTTTCCATTTTCACACAATCTTAATGAGAAGGACGCAGAAGAACTGGTTGGTATGGTTTCTAAGGCCGTAGAAAAGAGCAGGTTGTTTAAGGGTGTAAGAGCCGTGGATCTTATGGCTCTTCCTGAACTTGACCGTATTGTTCTTATGGAACGGCATATTATGAGTTATGATCATGTCATAAATGACCGGAAACGGGCGGTAGTATTTTCAAAAGATGAAAGTGTGTCCGTAATGATAAATGAAGAAGATCATCTCCGTCTTCAAATCCTTCTTCCCGGGATACAGCTGGCTCAAGGCTTTGCTGCTTTGGATAAACTTGATACGGAACTGGAAAAGAAAATTACCTACGCCTATGATATTGATATCGGTTATCTGAGTGCTTGTCCTACCAATACCGGTACGGGACTTCGCGCTTCAGTGATGGTTCACCTGCCGGGATTAGTGATAAGCAAAGAAATAACAAAAGTTTTAAATAACATTGCCCAGATGGGGCTTGTTGCCCGGGGTTTTTACGGGGAAGGTATTGATATAAAGACCCCATTTTTTCAGATTAGTAATCAGGTGTCTCTGGGACATACAGAAGCAGAAATAATAAATGAAGTTGACAAAGTAACAAAACAGCTTATTGATTATGAAAAGAAAGCAAGAGAATCGCTTTTTAAAAATGCCAGGACCAAGACCGAGGATAATATCTGGCGTTCATACGGGATCTTGAAAAATGTCCGCTCTATTAATTTTGAAGAAGCAATTACCCTTCTTTCCTCGCTCCGGCTCGGGATAGAAAGCGGTATAGTAAAAGCTGATATCAGGATGGTGAATGAACTTTTGATAATAACCCAGCCCGGTCATATACAGAAATTATTTATGAAAGAAATGGGTGAACCGGAGAGGGATCAAAAGAGGGCCGAAATTATCAGAGGAAAACTGGGGTGA